The nucleotide sequence TCGGCTTCGAACTCTACTTCAGAGGTAAACTTCCCGCTGTAACTTCGGAAACATTAGGAAGGAGAGCATGAAATTAATGGCAAGTGTAACCAAGTATGCTAATGTTAAATGAAAAatcttaatattaaaaattaaaatcgatagatcaaatttattatatttacattTCAATATCATTCAAAAGATTCTTATCTGATTCGAAGGCTATAGCGATACCGTTCTATAGAGAGAACTAAACTTATTTATTCTattatctttctttctttataataatattatggaTTAGAGTCTAAGGTAGATTGAGAATAGATCTATAATCTCACTAATCGATAATTCTTTCTTAAAAGGTCATATCTTTTTATAGATAAAAACAAAAGatctaatataataattatgagaGCCCGTTATTTCctaaataattttactataattaagatttttttactataattaaaatctaattaaatctATAATCTTACGTAATTAGATAGAATCATACAATCTAACATTGAGATCAATCCTACAATAACATGACATACGATACATAAGTTCTATCTATCATACTAACATTGATAAACTAAATTAGAAGAGCTTATAAAAAAAGTCCATGATGTAATTATTATCACTTCTATTAAAATCTCAAGCTTAATCCTGCCATGCATTTCTGAATAATGTTTATAATAATGTTAATCAGTttataaattttacataatatATGGTAAAACTTATATTTAGAGGCATAACTAACAAAATCACTCATCTTATATACTACTAATATATATGTGGTTTATATCCCTCCAAATCGCTGCTATATATCATTAGTAATCTAAGTTTAAGTTAAGCATACATATTCTTACAAATTTGAAAACCTTGCACATAGGCTCTTGTAAGAATTTAAAGCACATCTTGGAATGATTGTTAGTAGTTAAGCATAATCCTCATCATAATCCTCTGATTGGATGTTAACAAGGCCATATATGCTATATTAATTTTTGTAGGGGTGAATATGCTACTCTGAAACTTTGGGAGGGTAAATATACAAATCCGCAAAATTATGAAGCTAATAGAAATACTTGTGATGATTAAACAATATATCAATCACATCGATAATTAAAAGGTCTAAATCACCTTTCTGATAAATACAACTGACACTTTAAGAAATGGATACTGACGCTATTCCGTGCTTATCAACGAAACTTAATTCATAGGAGTCGACAGTCTCTTCATATTCATATTCATGCACTCTCATCTTTGATTTCATATTGTTAGATATATAGATTATGTATTATTCAAAATGgtcattaataaaaaatattctagCATCAACTCCGGATAGTCAATTGGCAGCTGACGTGGAACACAATCCGATGTTTGACCAACAAGGAAGTTCGACATGGTAAGTGACGTCCCTCTAGTTGGCTCTACGCCACACGGGACTGTATGAGTTGATGCCATGTCATAGGAATCCAGATAAATTGATCCGTGTCATAGTGGATGTATGGGTCGATCTCCCACACGaggtgataagatatattttgggtCATAGTCATGTCACTATCGACGCATACTCTTTCCACGCGTCAAGTCGGAATCCGTACAAAGGCATTCCTCGACATGCCCCTCGAGAATCGACTGGCACGCCAAACTTACATATGACAGTCGTCTGGCGTCGTCTTGCGCGTCCCGAGACGACGACCGCACAAAGGTACCAACACGACCCTCGAGGATCAATTGCCACGCCAAGCCGCGTACGGTCGACCCTCGTGCAATGGTATAAAAACCCTTGGCCGGCATCTGGTCAGGGAGAGGGAAAAAACAAACACCCCCCCACCaagcactgacttgatcgtcagaggggcCAACATCGGTAACCAACCGACGGGGGTCTTCTGTGCAGAAAAGCGAAGGTCACCAGGCTACCATCGTTATCCCTATCGAGAGACGCCAGCGCACGGCTGCCAGTGCCCCGACCTGAGGACATGACTGACTTTGGCAACCAACTTATCGgtcgaagactcccgacatcggctcgtggaccaggccgtgctgactcgtTAACCACGGCACATCTGTTCAACATGGCACATCTGCACGACCACGACTTATATCGAGCACAACTCACCCCACCTTGGAACCCTCGATCCGACCTCACTCTCTCACCCACTCAAACAGTCTTACGGTTTCCGGATAGGATCCGTACCGACCCACGTGACTGCGAATAGGTGCATAATGTACTCCTTTTGACCTGAGATGGCCTTCCAACTCAGCTTCATCAAAACCCTATAAGCCAGGACATGGAGACTTGGAGATGAGTCTTAGGAAGAAGAAACATCAGAGGGGTCTCCCAGATTTGCAGTCCCCATAGCACCTTCACAAATAATATATCCTACCATCCAAAACCAGCTTGCTTAAGCTTCACACTTTGCCTCGTCTACGTGCAAGAACACCAGCCATAGCTTTTGCGTTCTTTGTATCAAACAACGAGAACCAAATCCGACACTCTGTGAATCGCCTTCTCACCTACTACCTTCTTCTGACCAGATCAAGCTAATCTTTAGTCCGTTTGCTCATCGTGTTCCACTCCATTCCGCAAGTTGCCGCACAACCAGACGCAGCTTTCAAGCTGGGAACCACAGCAATGGTCGAAGCGAGCTGACACCACCATCTTAGCACATGCTCACAAATAATCAATTGTAGGTATTTTAATCCAAGTAGATACAGTCCTGGTGGAACACAGCGGACCAAGCAATAAACAAAGCATACGTCGTCAATGAGAAGTAATCCTTTGACTGGAATAATGTTTTTTCTTGGAAGGTCGAATAAATCATTAATGAAAGCAGAAACATCTGCATCAGGCGAGCGTTTGGCCATCGACGGCACTGCCGTTCCATAATAGTCGATGgtaggaagaagaacaagaactcGGACCTCCTAACCGATACCCTATTGCCTAATAATAGTCGAAGAATGACAGAAGTCGACGCACGAAGCATCGGCTGTCATGGTCGGCTTGATTTGATTGGTTTCGGTCATACTACTGTTTTGAGAGTGAAGGCACTGTGTCTTGTAGGCCGATAAAGACGCAACGCAATAATCCATATATGTGACAACACATATCGGCATGATGCTTTGTACTTGATCTATAGCTGCATGACAACACAGTATCTATAACTCCACTTCTGCTTTTCCAACTCGTTGATTTATACTAACAGATGTCCACATAAGAAACTTCATACGAATTGCCTATTAGCTAATGAAACCTACCCAACTTTACTGATACAACAAGAAGTAGCACACGACATACATGGTTTCTTCCAGTGGTGTCTGCTTTAGAAGCACACTTCATGAAACCAAAGCAAAAGGGATCAGAACAGAAAGAAGAAAGCGAAAAACATCGACGGATTTACAAAGCTTCTATGAATTGCGTCTCGAAGAACTGTGATGGTGGAAACAATTCcatctctcttcctcttttgGCATCGCCGCCGCTCGCTGGCGATTCTGATATGTCCACACCGAACAGCTTGACCACGGGAAGCTGCACGATGGCGGGTGGCGCGCTGCGATCGCACACGGCTCCCCCGGTCCTCCGGTCGATGTACATCCGCTTCTCCGGCCCGGTGGATCGCCAGAAGCTAACCACATCCCCCGCCTTTAGGTTCTTCTCCTTCACAAACCGGCTCCACCCTTTCGTTAGCACGTAGCTCTGGCTGCTCTTCCAGTACGAGTACCGAAACCTCCAAACCTTGCCACCGACGTCCTCGTAGTTGAACAGCACGCCCTTGCACGccatgctgctgctgctcttcgATGGGAAGTGCTTCTCGGCGTGATGCTTCGGTATCACGAGCCTGTTCAGCTTCCCGACGTCGCTCGGCGTCACCACCTTTTCGAACAGAAGGTCGCGAACCGATCGCAGGTCGTTCGGCGTCCTCCTCTTGCCTGCAATGGCGCCCCGGCCATCCCGTGCGTCTCGCTTGCTCTGCTCCAGTTCTTCGCCGTACGTATGCTTGCGCAGCATGTCCACGATCTCCGCCTTGGAGTGCGCCAAGAGGAAGGTAAGCTCGGCCGCCTCGTCGTCGTGGGTCTCCGACAGGGGATGGAAGTTGGTGGTCGCGTCCTGGCCGCGGAACCGTTGCGCGGCGACGTCGTAGGCCCTTGCAGCCTCCGCCTCGTCGCCGAAGGTGCCGAGCCACACCCGCCGGGTCCTCTCGTAGATCTGGGCGCCCCACCGGCCATTCAGCTGGGGGACGACGCCCTTGTACCGAGACGATGGCAGCTTCCTGGACTCAGCCTTCATCCCGCCCTCCGGAGTGGGGTCGAGCACCACGCTGACGCCGCTGCCCATGCGCCGTAGGACCTCGGTCACAAAATGCTGCGGCGCCACCTGCAGCCGCTTCTCCGAGTCGCTCGATACCTCTTCGACACAACCACCTTCCATGGCTAAGCTATTTGGCAGGAGACACGGCTACACAGAACCGATCGTGGTTTTATCCAACGAGAGAACAGAGGAGGCTGCGATGAGTGGTGATCGATCCGTAGGAGGTCTCAAGGGCTTTTATTGACTATAAAACAGGTAAGCATGTTGCAGTTGAGATTTATTGCGAGGACCGAACTCATGGAATGTACACTACACCTCATGAGGTTCATGGGGGAGCATGGTGTAGGTGGGGAAGACTCGACGGAGGTTTCATGCCTCCTCCTCTCTAGCTATCTATCTGCTTTTGGCCCGGTGAAGAGGGTTGTAGGGACGCGAGGGAGGCAAGTTGGATCGAGTGGGGGGTTCACATGATAGTTTCACCATACGGCCAAATGCGCCTCCCCTGCGCTTTGGTTGCTGCCAGAGGCGCGCACTGCTGATTGGGTTGATCACCATACTGCTTCTTGCTTTGATCCGACTCTCTGGTTTCCCCGGAAGTATCCGCGTCGGCTGCCACtcgacatgcatgcatgcagcagAAAGGAGCCCGTTATACGAGAAGCACAACATTCGTATCTCACTATGTTCATGCAGCTGTAAGGAAAAGTTGTCTAACATATATCAGCTGCATAAAATTCATATTACCTGTGAACATGTGAGATTAGCTTATATCCCCTGTTTCATATGGTGACTCCATGGGCTTAGGATTATGATCTAAAGCTAATCCGACCGGTTTTGGGCCCCGTTATAAGCAAtttcgtgtatatatatatatatatatatatatatatatatatatatatatatatatccgaaaTTGCTTATAACGGGGCCCAAAACCGGTCGGATTATATGGGAGGGCTTAACATGATGTACGCGCCATCAACGTATTCGCCACGTCAGCTATTTAAGACGTGAGTGAGGCGAGTCTTATGTCGGGTCATAAAGCGATTCCGACTCTCTGCGACACACATCTGAGCCTTCTCGATGCCATTCGAATCGGCCAATCCATTTCGGTCCCGAGTCGATTTATTCGGGTTTTCCTTTTTCTCGGCGATCGACGAAATCTCTTAGGGTTGGAGTTGATCTCTGCGGTTTTTCCGATCGCTCCGCTCTCTGCCCTGTACGATCGATCGGGGGGCTTGCGGAGGTGTGATTGCGATGGATAGCAATTTCAAGGAGCAGGCGATCGAGTATGTGAAGCAGGCGGTGCTGGAGGACAATGCGGAAAACTACGTCAAGGCTTTCCCTCTCTACATGAACGCCCTCGAGTACTTCCGCACCACCTCAAGTACGAGAAGAACCCCAAGATCAAGGAGGCCATCACCCGGAAGTTCACCGAGTATCTCCGCCGCGCTGAGGACATCCGCGCCGTGCTCGACGGCGGCGGCACCGGACCCGCTTCCAACGGGGACGCGGCCGTGGTCACCAGGCCCAAGACGAAGCCAAAGAATGGAGACGGCAACGGCGGCGAGGACCCCGATCAGGCGAAGCCCAGGTCCGAGCTGGCTACTGCTATCATAGCGGAGAAGCCCCAGCGTGAAGTCGAACGATGTGGCCGGGCTGGAGAGCGCCAAGCAGGCCTTGCAGGAGGCTGTGATCTTGCCGGTCAAGTTCCCTCAATTCTTCACCGGTTTGTTTTCTTTTGCCATCTTTGAAAGATGCAAGCTATTGGTTCAGACCTATTTTCTGGTACACTAACAATTTGTATTGAAATTCTAAATTTATAGATCATTTTTCCGATAGGAAATCTTTGTCGTTGTGCTCAGCTTGTCAGGTTCTTTTGTTTTATGCAGTATTCAAATTGTACTGCCTAACAAAATTCTGTATCCTTCCTATGATATAAGAAACGATGATAATTAATCTCTTTGAGGAAGCCTGAAATAGGAATAAGCATGACTCGGAATATAACTAATAGTGTTACTCAAATCTTAACAATGATGTGAGAATGGAAACATAGAGGTAGTTAACTTTTAATGGTTTTTGAATCGTGTCAATTGAATACAGTGAGGAGAAAAAGTGACTGACAAAAGGGGAAAGACAATACAGAACTTACGAGAAAAGTTGGTAGAAAAAAGAAATTTAACTTCTTTATGAAGTCAATTTTCATTCCATGCGTAACTCGAGAGTGCtgtaaaatgaaaaatgaaaccAGTGTTCTACATCATCCTTCCCTTTTCTCTTGTCCTGTTACTCTTCTATTACCTTCACCCATTCGAGAGGTTTCTGGGATTCAGGGGTTTGAGTTTGATGATTCACATGATAATATCTGATTGAGTTGCATCAATTCTTTGAACCCCAATCTTATCTGGATTTGATCATTTCACAACCCTGTTCTGTACTGTTGATGTTAGATAGTGCCCATATGAATTCTTTTTCATGTTATTCTTAAATGTGTGGATTAGTTAATGAATCCATTTAAAGATTAAGCAATGGAAATGCTGAAATAATGCGATCTTGATTCATGAAATAGCATATTACTGAAATCTTACTGTTACAAAATCTGTAATTAAGTTCCGCTGAATGGTACCTGCTTTTGAACTTGACTTAGTTTAGTCATTGGATATGGGAAAAAGAGCTACAATACGGAATTCTTCCATAATGCTAATAGCACCTTAATAACAACCCCATTAGGGAACAGTTTACCCTATGATCTCCCCTAGGTATAAAAAGCACTTTGATTTTGGATTCGATTGGAAATCGGCTGGATGGGAAGTATCCGTAACCAAAAGAGAAATTAAAAGGCTTTTCCATCTCTGCTGTTCTCAATATTGAACAAGAATCATAGGTAAATTGAAGATCAAAGTCTGCTTTTAGCTAAAATTCTCTTATAGACATGACACTGGTGGTGTTCATTTGAGACATATCCAAAAGATTGATGTATTATGCGAACACACGTGAAAGATGTATTCTTCATGGTATTTAGTTATTTCTGGTGCATGTTGTTTTCCTGATGCTTTGTATTTGTAGATCAAATATCTTTTATGCGTACATCTGTTGCAGCTGTTTACAATCTCATTCTTATTCGTCTTTATTTATCCAACGACAGTTCTTTGAATTTGTTTAATTGTAAAACGAATTAAATCAGTAAATTACCCTTTTTCTGAATGTTGTAGGCAAACGAAGGCCATGGAGGGCATTTATTTTGTCTGGTCCACCTGGAACTGGAAAGTCATACCTGGCAAAGGCTGTTGCAACAGAGGCAGAATCAACGTTTTTCAGGTTATTTTCTATTTACAAATATGAGTCAATTGAACTGTTGAAAATGGGTTAGATGCTCAATAATTTAATGGACAAGTATCTTGAAAAATATGTAGACATCTTATATTTGATTGAACTGTTGAAGTATATCTTCGTCAGATCTAGTTTCAAAATGGATGGGTGAAAGTGAAAGGCTAGTTTCTAACCTTTTCCAAATGGCACGTGAAAATGCTCCTTCAATATTTTTTATAGATGAAATTGATTCCTTATGTGGCCAACGTGGAGAAGGCAATGAAATTGAAGCTTCTCGAAGAATCAAGACAGAACTTCCTTGTGCAGATGCAGGTAACTTTACATAACATTAGTTGCATATCTGATCTGTGCCTTGTTTGTCAAGTTTATGAAGCAAATCAGTGCTTCATATGCATGATCAACTAAATGTAATTTTATGAGATATAACTCTATCGGTATTGATCTTACTTTTATACAAAAAGGAACAACTGGAGTTGCTTGGTTGTTCAAGtggtttatgatatgtgtttttcATGTCTCCTTACAATCAAGGATTTGAATGCTGTTAACACCTGATAGCGGCTTGCCATTTGGACTGGTATGGTATATTGATACGGCTGGAATTTAACTTGTAGGATTTAGGACATTGGGCCAGTTAAGTCTTTGAACTGGCATGAGGCTAAAATTTTATTAGCCCCAGTTTGACCGAAATTGTCCCCTTACGGGCGTATCCACGATGGGTCTAACAGGTTTTAAATCCTTGGTCATATTGTATATCATGTTCTTCCTCCGTGTATAATATTTGTAAATTAATAAGATTTCTTCTGGATAAAAATATTTTCTGTTTCATACATTAAATTTTGGCTTCGGAATACAAATTGAAATGGAAATATTTGACTTCGGAACAAAAGTTATGCTGTATGTGATTCTGTTTTTGCAGGGTGTAGGAAACAACGATCAGAAAGTCCTCATTCCCCGCCACAAATGCACCCTATGCTCTGGCCTGGACACTTTTATTTGTTTTAAAGTTATCGGAATCATCATTTGCTATTGCTTATAATTGTGAAGCGCAGGCAATCCTACAATGTTTTTACAAGTGGATTTATATTCCTCTTCCAGACCTAAAAGGCAGGCAACATATGTTCAAGGTATTGACTATAATGACCAGAACACTGCTAGAAGTTACTAGGATCACTTGATTGGCAACCTTTTACTATAAATTTTTACTGACATAAGTCACTAGGATTCCTTGTTTGTTGTGACTTTTTGCTACATTTTTCACTTCATTCTTTGGCACTAGTCTCAGTTTATGAAGACCTCAGGAATTACAGGTCACTTCATCTTTTTGATATTTTCATACTACTGCTTGGTTGGTAGGTTCATCTGGGAGATACCCCTCATAACTTGAGCGAAAGTGATTTTGTGAACTTAGCTCGCCGAATAGAAGGATTTCCTGGCTGAGATATATCTGTTTGTGTAAGTGGTCTTGATCTTCTTGCAAATCTTACAAAGATCTCGAGGGATGACTCGGTTGTGCTGCTTTTGACTGAACAGGTCAAAGATGTACTGTTTGAACTAGTCCGGAAAGCTCAAGATGCCATGCATTTCCACAAGTCCGGCGACAGCATGTGGTTGCCATGTGGACCAAGACACCCAGGATCTATTCAGACCACATTGCAGGAGCTTGCTGCTAAAGGTCTTGCTGCGAAGGTACATGTGAAATCTTGTGTTGCTATCATTTGGTTCTCCATTCTATTCTGTCCATGTTTAGTATATCATATTTATTTGGAGTGCACAAACAGATCCTTCCCCCACTGATCACAAAGACAAGATTTCGACAAAATGGAGCATCTAAATATACCTTGCTCTTAAGCAAGGTCCATTGCTGGGAATTATCTCACTTATGTTCTTAAAGATCAAACTCTTCATttgtctttttttctctctttcttgtgCTATCATCCTCTACTATATGTCAGTCAGTGTAATGCGAAAACTGGTTTTTTTGTTTTGCTCCACAAATTTGTATGACATGAAAAATATAAAGCTAGCAATGGGATTCAAAGCTCTGATCTATGGACTGTCGGTGTTTCTTTGAGAACTATTGTTTGGATCTCGAGTTAGATCCCTTTCGTAATGAGAATCAATTTTGTGAGGTGTTTGTGATAGTGTTATGAAAGCTAAAAACCAGCAATTCTGCAGatagatttaatattttttatatttaaatctcAAGTTAACCTTTTAGCACAAAAAAAATAACTATCTTTTAGTAATAGTTTGTGATCAAGAATCTTTTTGGTTATTTGCTTCTGTTGATAGATTGTCCTATTTAATTTCATGGTTGAACGAGGGGGCTCTTAATCAAGAAATGCTAGCTGCTCTAACTCCGATATGATGAGGCGGCAACAGAACGCACGGGTTGATACGGGAGACGGCCAATGGCGGCGTCGCTCCGTGGGCTTCCGTCCAAACAACGACGGGCACGGATTCCTCGGCTTCCATGTCACGCACCACGCCGAGATCAGCTATAAGGTGTCACGAACGGTGTTTCCCAATCTCAAGACGAAGCGGAAGGAACGGCAACGACAAGAGGGACTCCTATGCGATTTGCGATTCTTGAGGCAGCGCCCTTCTTTCCTTTTCTCACCCCTTCGATTTCGGGTTACTCTGGAGTCGAGCAAATGGAGATCAAGAATCAAGGTTCCGCTCCCTAACTTTTTCCTAATTATTCGTCGTTATGAGCAACCTTACACTCCCATCTTGCCTAAATTATGGATCTTTTCACTTGTTGCTTTGTTGAACTCGTATGAAGCCTTATGTGCCGCTTGACGCCCGACTTAATTAACCTAAAACTAGGCGTTTGCCATAGAGACATAACGTCAAACATGTGTTAGGTACTTCCGATGTCATTTATTTTCTTGTTTACGATCGTCGTTTCGAGAAGAGAGATCTTGCCAATAATTTTGGTCGGCGTAAGTTAATCATTTTACTTGGCTCTTTTTATGCAGCACAGTTCTCGATTGAAATGATCTCGTCGCTTAGAAATCTCTCTTTCATTCTGATAATTTCACTATTCATAAACATTTGCTCGTGCCGATGATTTCGATTTGGTTACATACGTACTTCAAATCTTTAATGCTTTTACATGTTGTTTTACGAGGATATCTCGTCACGATATCATTTGCCCATCGAGTTTCCATGATAAAAACAGTGCATGTAtttgttgctgttgctgttgctgttgcgTGGCCACTGTGTGTTTGTTTATTAGAacaattttttggatttttgaatgttTATTGGGTTTGCTTGGATATATcacaattttttatttaaatttaatcaGGACATCTCCAAATCCATCGACATCGAAATGGGTATTATTCCTTGATGGGCTCCCTAATCGTTGACATCAGATCGGACGCTGTAGCTGAAGCTTGCTTGGGTCGCGCTCGGCCCTGGATTTGATACCGGGTCCCGTCGGTGGATCCTACGGGCATGCAATCGGAAGCAATTGCAGATGAGGCGTCGAAAACGACGTCGAAGAAAAGCGGAGAATTAAAGGGGAAGTTCTGACAGATTCCCATCTTTCCGATTTGTCGATGCTTCTCCGTGGTCATGGATGCTTATCCTCCATCTCGTCTTGGCGCATTTCCTCTCCCCACGGGGCGTGCGTGGGTGCGTGATGCGCTGAGTTGGACGGTGGGGATGCGGTGGTTCCCTTGACATCGACCGCCTCCTTCGAACCCTCCGTCCAAAATCCAAGCTTGCCTTCCTCTTCCGTTGAATAGGGTGGCTGGGGTCCACGAGCGCCTAATGTGGCGGCGGGATTGGGCCGCCCTGCGATAAGGGTCCCCGCCTGGATTCGCCGTCGCACTCATCCTACCTTCATCTCTTTTGAGGGTCGTGCTGCCTACGTAAACCCCACCATCCGTAGCACCGAAACCAGCCTCTGAGAACCAGAAGGCCATCATTGATACTGTGGCCGGCAAAAGTGGTCGGATGAGTCGCTCGATGCCGAAGTCCtattttctcctcctcctcctcctcctgcggaTACTGTGACTGCTGCTCACCAGCGTTGAGTAAGTGCTTGTCAAGTTCTTCATCCATCTTTCACTTGAATTCATTTTTTCCCTTCATAAATCGTGGAATCTAATTGTTGTAGTATGCTTAACCAAAGAAAATGTGTTTGAAGTCGGTGAAAGATGATGCATCAAGGGTTTCCTTTGAAACTCTGCGTCATACAGCGGTTGGGAGGTCATTTGAGTCCAGCCGACATCCACTTTTCGTTTGATTGATTATGTTCCGTCGATAAGTTCTCCTTGCAATAAGTGCTTACTTTGTTCTTCTGATCCATTTAACTCTTCTCAATATAATGGTGATTTCTGTTTTGGTGCCTTAATTGCAACTATCACTGAAGGTTCTCGGAAA is from Musa acuminata AAA Group cultivar baxijiao chromosome BXJ1-6, Cavendish_Baxijiao_AAA, whole genome shotgun sequence and encodes:
- the LOC135677693 gene encoding AP2/ERF and B3 domain-containing transcription repressor RAV2-like, producing MEGGCVEEVSSDSEKRLQVAPQHFVTEVLRRMGSGVSVVLDPTPEGGMKAESRKLPSSRYKGVVPQLNGRWGAQIYERTRRVWLGTFGDEAEAARAYDVAAQRFRGQDATTNFHPLSETHDDEAAELTFLLAHSKAEIVDMLRKHTYGEELEQSKRDARDGRGAIAGKRRTPNDLRSVRDLLFEKVVTPSDVGKLNRLVIPKHHAEKHFPSKSSSSMACKGVLFNYEDVGGKVWRFRYSYWKSSQSYVLTKGWSRFVKEKNLKAGDVVSFWRSTGPEKRMYIDRRTGGAVCDRSAPPAIVQLPVVKLFGVDISESPASGGDAKRGREMELFPPSQFFETQFIEAL